From the Streptomyces syringium genome, one window contains:
- a CDS encoding FtsK/SpoIIIE domain-containing protein, with protein MQIRLTVLGPLSGHTTPHATRACDVLVTAPAGTALASVASGLAAAAAAAGCDLGSGAVVVYAGAERLDAQRCALGEPPLIDGAVLSLGAPADPDRHAGVLLSGVPEAAARLHVVSGPDAGGVHLLHGGEVRIGRSSSADVPLDDPDVSRLHCAVTVSDDGAVTLHDLGSTNGTVLDGTPVDGRPVPFPSGTLLRVGESTLSLHSPSDASPRVLPAAPDGEGHLRVSAGTVPGSAGQPRGTTSWAEGSAGFAGAGGGYAGVPGPSRAPQGAGPAPAGGFGDSGGGPAMAHATTGAARTAETHQSVGIVGFPGPTGFTEGYFGSPEAVAPSGYGDPSVPGPRHHTGFVGAPDPYTPDYATDDYSPDGYAPVGHITHGGRGTQFDVPDDRSAPPTAGEERAEGKRGGRNRGIGAWARRLAGGRGAERAVVAEEWPPSAEGDAERARALAGSLRERWPDPACVLLTALGPGPRLWERGPDHADLLTVRLGTTDRYAADGSGLLPSVPVTVALREVGALGLAGPRERLSGLARSVLAQLAALHPPAALEFVLISADRSRSVEERLAEWSWLGWLPQLRPTHGQDCRLLVAYDREQAEARTAELVRRLDDGPLGPNWATAAPEAVASVVEHHTGPYTILIVDGDPGSPALRETVSRLATGGPAAGIHLLCLADAPATTPASPVSATLDTARAVSPAFPQCGAVALLSGDVATVVQVLHRGGAAFEAGTGPQAGGTAPGGYGPAGGPPALGGHATQYGGTVPAPAHGTGAHPASAPGGSTVIAAVDAVSAAWAERFARALAPLRMADAQGAHGQAGRVVAALPRTARLLDELGLARATPASLTARWAAATDRGARPGGRAVAVLGAGPHGPLTVDLAADGPHLLVEGGPGCGKTELLRSLAASLAAADRPDRLSLVLVDGAGAERGEGLRVCTDLPHVSTYLAAADPVRMREFAQALSSELKRRAELLGRLDFCGWHAQHTAAQIISPRRPADAASGDLDPAPSGTLKLRAQKDGPARTAETALPRLVVLVDDFDALVAPALGSTGRPAAGSVVRALESVARDGERLGVHLVAASGRPDRTADTAAVERSGLRVTLEIAPASADGAGDGSGSGEPAPGRGRLQRPDDDAMTPFQAGRVTGRIPRTATLRPTVVPVDWQRMGDPPTRRPLRELGNGPTDLALLASALLRAAQSAGTSPAPPLLPPDPPRPA; from the coding sequence ATGCAGATCCGGCTGACCGTCCTCGGGCCGCTCAGCGGCCACACCACCCCTCACGCCACGCGCGCCTGCGATGTGCTGGTGACCGCCCCCGCCGGGACGGCCCTCGCCAGTGTGGCGAGCGGCCTCGCGGCCGCCGCCGCGGCGGCCGGCTGCGATCTCGGCAGCGGTGCCGTCGTCGTCTACGCCGGCGCCGAGCGGCTCGACGCGCAGCGCTGCGCGCTGGGCGAGCCACCACTGATCGACGGCGCCGTCCTGTCCCTGGGCGCCCCGGCCGACCCGGACCGGCACGCGGGCGTGCTCCTGTCCGGCGTGCCGGAGGCCGCCGCCCGGCTGCACGTGGTCTCCGGGCCGGACGCGGGCGGCGTGCACCTGCTGCACGGCGGCGAGGTCCGCATCGGCCGCTCCAGCTCGGCGGACGTGCCCCTCGACGACCCCGACGTCTCCCGGCTGCACTGCGCGGTCACCGTCAGCGACGACGGCGCCGTCACCCTGCACGATCTGGGCTCCACCAATGGCACCGTCCTCGACGGCACCCCGGTCGACGGCCGCCCGGTCCCCTTCCCCTCCGGCACGCTGCTGCGGGTCGGCGAGTCCACGCTGAGCCTGCACAGCCCTTCCGACGCCTCGCCGCGCGTCCTTCCGGCGGCACCGGACGGGGAGGGGCACCTCCGGGTGTCGGCGGGGACGGTGCCCGGCAGTGCGGGGCAGCCCCGGGGGACGACCTCCTGGGCCGAGGGTTCCGCCGGGTTCGCGGGCGCGGGCGGCGGGTACGCCGGCGTCCCCGGGCCGTCCCGCGCCCCCCAGGGCGCGGGTCCCGCCCCGGCCGGCGGCTTCGGTGACTCAGGCGGCGGCCCCGCGATGGCGCACGCCACCACGGGCGCGGCCAGGACCGCCGAGACCCACCAGTCGGTCGGGATCGTCGGGTTCCCCGGGCCCACCGGCTTCACCGAGGGCTACTTCGGCTCGCCGGAAGCCGTGGCGCCGAGCGGCTACGGCGATCCCTCCGTGCCCGGGCCTCGCCACCACACCGGCTTCGTCGGAGCGCCCGACCCCTACACCCCCGACTACGCCACCGACGACTACTCCCCCGACGGGTACGCCCCGGTCGGGCACATCACCCACGGCGGCCGTGGCACCCAGTTCGACGTTCCCGACGACCGGAGCGCACCGCCCACCGCGGGCGAGGAGCGGGCCGAGGGCAAGCGGGGCGGCCGCAATCGCGGCATAGGCGCCTGGGCCCGGCGGCTGGCCGGCGGGCGGGGAGCCGAGCGGGCGGTCGTCGCCGAGGAGTGGCCGCCCTCGGCCGAGGGTGACGCGGAGCGCGCCCGTGCCCTGGCGGGGTCGCTGCGCGAGCGGTGGCCCGACCCGGCGTGCGTGCTGCTGACCGCGCTCGGCCCCGGGCCCCGGCTGTGGGAGCGCGGCCCGGACCACGCGGACCTGCTGACCGTGCGGCTCGGCACCACCGACCGGTACGCCGCCGACGGCAGCGGGCTGCTGCCGTCCGTGCCGGTGACGGTCGCGCTGCGGGAGGTCGGGGCGCTCGGCCTGGCGGGCCCCCGGGAGCGGCTGTCCGGGCTGGCCCGGTCCGTCCTCGCGCAGCTCGCGGCGCTGCACCCGCCCGCCGCGCTCGAATTCGTCCTGATCAGTGCCGACCGTTCGCGGAGCGTGGAGGAGCGGCTGGCGGAGTGGTCCTGGCTCGGCTGGCTGCCGCAGCTGCGGCCCACGCACGGGCAGGACTGCCGGCTGCTGGTCGCCTACGACCGCGAGCAGGCCGAGGCCCGTACGGCGGAGCTCGTGCGCCGCCTCGACGACGGCCCCCTCGGGCCGAACTGGGCGACCGCGGCCCCCGAGGCCGTGGCCTCGGTCGTCGAGCACCACACCGGGCCGTACACGATCCTGATCGTCGACGGCGACCCCGGCTCGCCCGCGCTGCGGGAGACGGTCTCGCGGCTGGCCACGGGCGGCCCGGCGGCGGGCATCCACCTCCTGTGCCTGGCGGACGCCCCGGCGACCACCCCCGCCTCCCCCGTCTCCGCCACCCTCGACACGGCCCGCGCGGTCTCCCCGGCCTTCCCGCAGTGCGGCGCGGTGGCGCTGCTGAGCGGGGACGTGGCCACGGTGGTGCAGGTGCTCCACCGCGGCGGCGCGGCGTTCGAGGCGGGCACGGGCCCGCAGGCCGGCGGCACGGCCCCCGGCGGGTACGGGCCGGCCGGCGGCCCGCCCGCGCTCGGCGGACACGCCACGCAGTACGGCGGTACGGTCCCGGCGCCCGCCCACGGCACCGGCGCCCACCCGGCATCGGCGCCCGGCGGCAGTACCGTCATCGCCGCCGTCGACGCGGTGTCGGCGGCGTGGGCCGAGCGGTTCGCGCGGGCGCTGGCGCCGCTGCGGATGGCGGACGCGCAGGGAGCACACGGACAGGCCGGGCGGGTGGTGGCGGCGCTGCCGCGGACCGCGCGGCTGCTGGACGAGCTGGGCCTGGCCCGGGCCACCCCCGCCTCGCTGACGGCCCGTTGGGCGGCGGCCACGGACCGGGGCGCCCGGCCCGGCGGACGGGCCGTCGCGGTCCTCGGCGCCGGTCCGCACGGGCCGCTGACCGTCGACCTGGCCGCCGACGGCCCGCATCTGCTCGTCGAGGGCGGGCCCGGCTGCGGGAAGACCGAGCTGCTGCGGTCGCTCGCCGCGTCGCTGGCGGCCGCCGACCGCCCCGACCGGCTCTCGCTCGTCCTGGTCGACGGGGCGGGCGCCGAGCGCGGCGAGGGGCTGCGGGTCTGCACGGACCTGCCGCACGTGTCGACGTATCTGGCGGCCGCCGACCCGGTGCGGATGCGGGAGTTCGCCCAGGCGCTGAGTTCGGAGCTCAAGCGCCGCGCCGAGCTGCTGGGCCGGCTGGACTTCTGCGGGTGGCACGCCCAGCACACCGCCGCGCAGATCATCTCGCCCCGCCGCCCGGCGGACGCGGCGTCCGGCGACCTCGACCCCGCGCCGAGCGGCACCCTCAAGCTGCGCGCGCAGAAGGACGGCCCGGCGCGCACCGCCGAGACGGCCCTGCCCCGCCTCGTCGTCCTCGTCGACGACTTCGACGCGCTCGTCGCTCCTGCCCTCGGCAGCACGGGCCGCCCGGCGGCCGGTTCCGTCGTGCGGGCGCTGGAGTCCGTGGCCCGGGACGGCGAGCGGCTCGGCGTGCACCTGGTCGCCGCGTCCGGGCGCCCGGACCGCACGGCCGACACGGCGGCGGTCGAGCGGTCGGGCCTGCGCGTCACGCTGGAGATCGCGCCCGCGTCGGCGGACGGCGCGGGTGACGGCAGCGGCTCGGGCGAACCCGCCCCGGGGCGCGGCAGGTTGCAGCGGCCGGACGACGACGCGATGACCCCGTTCCAGGCGGGCCGGGTCACGGGACGGATCCCCCGGACGGCGACGCTGCGCCCGACGGTCGTGCCCGTGGACTGGCAGCGCATGGGCGACCCGCCCACCCGCCGCCCCCTGCGCGAGCTGGGCAACGGACCGACCGACCTGGCCCTGCTCGCCAGTGCCCTGCTGCGTGCCGCCCAGTCGGCGGGCACGTCCCCGGCTCCGCCGCTCCTCCCGCCGGACCCGCCCCGCCCGGCGTGA
- a CDS encoding ABC transporter substrate-binding protein: MRISRTPLLSRTPLRSSPRGARATRGALALVAAAALALTAAGCGDDGKDPKDGEKTGSSKPLPNTVDLPKLSGQKLKVTAVWTGAEQKNFTKVLDEFAKRTGAEVSFVPSGDDMSSFIGSKIAGGEAPDVAMLQQPGVLKEFARKGWLKPLGGEATAQLEKNYAKGWQDLASYEGKRYGVYFKTSNKSLVWYNTKIFDAAGAKEPKSWTDFLRTAQVIADYGVPPVSVGGADGWTLTDWFENVYLSQAGKEKYDRLAQHKIKWTDPSVKEALTTLGQLFGKQELLAGGNAGAIQVTFPASVTQTFVGGEKAKAGMVFEGDMAAANILGANVKIGTDAKVFPFPAVGSDSPVVTGGDVGVALKDSKAAQALLTFLASSDAAGIWAHEGGFISANKNLDPAVYPNDVLRSIAKALVSAGDDFRFDMSDQAPASFGGKPGQGEWKHLQDFLRNPKDVAGTQQKLESDAAKAFKN, from the coding sequence ATGCGTATATCGCGTACACCACTTCTATCGCGTACACCGCTTCGCAGTTCGCCGCGCGGGGCGCGCGCGACGCGCGGCGCACTGGCTCTGGTCGCGGCGGCCGCACTGGCCCTGACAGCCGCCGGCTGCGGGGACGACGGCAAGGATCCGAAGGACGGCGAGAAGACGGGCTCGTCGAAACCGCTCCCGAACACCGTCGACCTCCCCAAGCTCTCCGGGCAGAAGCTCAAGGTCACCGCCGTCTGGACGGGCGCGGAGCAGAAGAACTTCACGAAGGTGCTGGACGAATTCGCCAAGCGGACGGGCGCCGAGGTGTCGTTCGTGCCCAGCGGCGACGACATGTCCTCCTTCATCGGCTCGAAGATAGCCGGCGGCGAGGCGCCGGACGTGGCGATGCTCCAGCAGCCGGGCGTGCTCAAGGAGTTCGCGCGCAAGGGCTGGCTCAAGCCGCTCGGCGGTGAGGCCACCGCGCAGCTGGAGAAGAACTACGCCAAGGGGTGGCAGGACCTCGCCTCGTACGAGGGCAAGCGGTACGGCGTGTACTTCAAGACCAGCAACAAGTCCCTGGTCTGGTACAACACCAAGATCTTCGATGCGGCGGGCGCGAAGGAGCCCAAGTCCTGGACCGACTTCCTGCGCACCGCCCAGGTGATCGCCGACTACGGCGTCCCGCCGGTGTCGGTCGGCGGCGCGGACGGCTGGACCCTGACCGACTGGTTCGAGAACGTCTATCTCTCCCAGGCGGGCAAGGAGAAGTACGACCGGCTCGCCCAGCACAAGATCAAATGGACGGACCCGTCCGTCAAGGAAGCACTGACCACCCTCGGGCAGCTCTTCGGCAAGCAGGAGCTGCTGGCGGGCGGCAACGCCGGCGCCATCCAGGTCACCTTCCCGGCCTCCGTCACCCAGACCTTCGTCGGTGGCGAGAAGGCGAAAGCGGGCATGGTCTTCGAGGGCGACATGGCGGCCGCCAACATCCTCGGCGCGAACGTGAAGATCGGCACCGACGCGAAGGTCTTCCCCTTCCCGGCGGTGGGGTCCGACTCGCCCGTGGTGACCGGCGGCGACGTCGGGGTGGCCCTCAAGGACAGCAAGGCCGCGCAGGCGCTGCTGACCTTCCTCGCCTCCTCCGACGCCGCCGGCATCTGGGCGCACGAGGGCGGCTTCATCTCGGCCAACAAGAACCTCGACCCGGCCGTGTACCCCAACGACGTACTGCGCTCCATCGCCAAGGCGCTGGTCTCGGCGGGTGACGACTTCCGCTTCGACATGTCCGACCAGGCCCCCGCCTCCTTCGGCGGCAAGCCCGGGCAGGGCGAGTGGAAGCACCTCCAGGACTTCCTGCGCAACCCCAAGGACGTGGCGGGCACCCAGCAGAAACTGGAGTCCGACGCGGCCAAGGCGTTCAAGAACTGA
- a CDS encoding carbohydrate ABC transporter permease, translated as MSTATAGGGPASGPVPTPGDPPVTPSRSVLGTRPWVAACFLLPALALLGALVVYPIGYSVHRSLFDASGGGFVGVDNYREVFTDDRIRTALRNNVIWVAVGPTVATALGLIFAVLTERIRWATAFKLVVFMPMAISMLAAGIIFRLVYEQDPDRGVANAVWVGVHDTFAGPAPFPGAHPRPTGDLAASGGGAFTTKSAVRAGTPAALPLVAVKPEDVSGARDAVPPREVAGKVTGTVWLDFAKGGSGTAGRIDKGEKALAGVRVEAVKDGKTVASATSAADGTFTLPDSAAGAQLRLPAANFAASYGGVDWLGPTLVTPAIIGSYIWMWAGFAMVLVAAGLAGVPRELLEAARVDGASEWQVFRRVTVPLLAPVLAVVVITLMINVLKIFDLVYIIAPGSSLDNANVLALQLYQSSFGTDVNQGVGSAIAVLLLLLVLPVMLVNIRRIRRERRR; from the coding sequence ATGTCGACCGCGACAGCGGGCGGCGGACCGGCCTCCGGGCCCGTGCCGACGCCCGGCGACCCGCCCGTCACCCCGTCCAGGAGCGTGCTCGGCACCCGGCCGTGGGTCGCCGCCTGCTTCCTGCTGCCCGCGCTGGCCCTGCTCGGCGCCCTCGTCGTCTACCCCATCGGCTACTCCGTCCACCGCAGCCTCTTCGACGCCTCCGGCGGCGGCTTCGTGGGCGTCGACAACTACCGCGAGGTCTTCACCGACGACCGGATCCGCACGGCCCTGCGGAACAACGTCATCTGGGTGGCCGTCGGCCCGACCGTCGCCACCGCCCTCGGTCTGATCTTCGCGGTCCTGACCGAACGGATCCGCTGGGCCACGGCGTTCAAGCTGGTGGTCTTCATGCCGATGGCGATCTCCATGCTCGCCGCGGGCATCATCTTCCGGCTGGTGTACGAGCAGGACCCGGACCGCGGCGTGGCCAACGCGGTGTGGGTCGGTGTCCACGACACCTTCGCCGGCCCCGCGCCCTTCCCCGGCGCGCACCCCCGGCCGACCGGGGACCTGGCGGCGAGCGGCGGCGGCGCGTTCACCACCAAGTCGGCCGTACGGGCGGGCACTCCGGCGGCTCTGCCGCTGGTGGCCGTCAAACCGGAGGACGTGAGCGGCGCCCGGGACGCCGTCCCGCCGCGGGAGGTGGCGGGGAAGGTCACCGGCACGGTGTGGCTGGACTTCGCCAAGGGCGGCAGCGGCACGGCGGGGCGCATCGACAAGGGCGAGAAGGCTCTGGCGGGCGTCAGGGTCGAGGCGGTCAAGGACGGGAAGACCGTCGCCTCGGCGACCTCGGCCGCCGACGGCACCTTCACCCTGCCCGACTCCGCGGCGGGCGCCCAGCTGCGCCTTCCGGCCGCCAACTTCGCCGCCTCCTACGGCGGCGTCGACTGGCTGGGCCCGACACTCGTCACCCCCGCCATCATCGGCTCGTACATCTGGATGTGGGCGGGCTTCGCGATGGTCCTCGTCGCGGCGGGCCTGGCGGGAGTGCCCCGCGAACTGCTGGAGGCGGCCCGCGTCGACGGCGCGAGCGAATGGCAGGTCTTCCGCCGGGTGACCGTGCCGCTGCTGGCGCCCGTCCTCGCGGTCGTCGTCATCACCCTCATGATCAACGTGCTGAAGATCTTCGACCTCGTCTACATCATCGCCCCCGGCTCCAGCCTCGACAACGCCAACGTCCTCGCCCTCCAGCTCTACCAGTCGTCCTTCGGCACGGACGTCAACCAGGGTGTCGGCAGCGCCATCGCCGTCCTCCTGCTGCTGCTCGTCCTGCCGGTGATGCTCGTGAACATACGAAGGATCCGAAGGGAGCGGCGGCGATGA
- a CDS encoding carbohydrate ABC transporter permease, whose protein sequence is MTTTDTAVRAKRSLPARIAARAGGGALRVFLLVVGLFWLMPTVGLLLSSLRDEADIEASGWWQVFSHPGGLTTQNYGDLLGNDKVMGSLLTTAAITVPSTVLVILIGALAGYAFAWLDFPGRDWWFMVVVGLLVVPVQVALIPVAKLFNTLGVFETTPGVILFHTAFGLPFAVFLLRNFFAEIPRELLEAARLDGAGELRLFTRVVLPLGGPAIASLGIFQFLWVWNDLLIALIFADSGNPPITVALQQQVRQFGSNIDVLAPGAFLSMIVPLAVFFAFQRQFVNGIMAGGVK, encoded by the coding sequence ATGACCACCACGGACACGGCCGTACGGGCGAAGCGGTCGCTTCCCGCGCGGATCGCCGCCCGGGCCGGCGGGGGCGCCCTGCGCGTCTTCCTCCTCGTCGTCGGCCTGTTCTGGCTGATGCCCACAGTCGGGCTGCTGCTTTCCTCGCTGCGCGACGAGGCGGACATCGAGGCCTCGGGCTGGTGGCAGGTCTTCAGTCACCCCGGCGGGCTGACGACGCAGAACTACGGCGATCTGCTCGGCAACGACAAGGTGATGGGGTCCCTCCTCACCACCGCTGCGATCACCGTCCCCTCGACGGTGCTGGTCATCCTGATCGGCGCGCTCGCCGGTTACGCCTTCGCCTGGCTCGACTTCCCGGGCCGGGACTGGTGGTTCATGGTCGTGGTCGGGCTGCTCGTCGTCCCCGTGCAGGTGGCGCTCATTCCGGTCGCGAAGCTCTTCAACACCCTCGGGGTCTTCGAGACGACGCCAGGGGTGATCCTCTTCCACACCGCCTTCGGGCTGCCCTTCGCGGTCTTCCTGTTGCGCAACTTCTTCGCCGAGATCCCCCGGGAACTGCTGGAGGCGGCCCGGCTGGACGGGGCCGGGGAGCTGCGGCTGTTCACCCGGGTGGTGCTGCCGCTGGGCGGCCCGGCCATCGCCTCGCTGGGCATCTTCCAGTTCCTGTGGGTGTGGAACGACCTGCTGATCGCGCTGATCTTCGCGGACAGCGGCAACCCGCCGATCACGGTCGCCCTCCAGCAGCAGGTCCGGCAGTTCGGCAGCAATATCGACGTCCTCGCCCCGGGCGCCTTCCTCTCGATGATCGTGCCGCTGGCGGTCTTCTTCGCCTTCCAGCGCCAGTTCGTCAACGGCATCATGGCGGGCGGCGTCAAGTGA
- a CDS encoding glycosyltransferase family 39 protein has protein sequence MGRTGPTVPAGLGGPARRADRAAVRRPAITDPEPDGQPGTETGTETGTETGRETGTETGTETGRETGWEPDGLPGPSAGAPPRGVRKRTAAAAVLTPAAVMLALGLWGLDRGTMWRDESATIQVARRSLPEIWHLLGTIDAVHGLYYLLMHAVLAVRDDELALRVPSVLATAATAALVGAIGCRLARPRVGLWAGLLYATTPFVSHYAQEGRSYALVATGAALATWLLIRAVEHPSYGRWTGYGVAVGVTALLHEFAILLLAAHGLTLLLSRVAWRTWRGWGCAASAAALALLPLALFSQGQSGQVSWIRTPGPEEAEALLRAFAGPGDTVLAGTLLLAAVALLVPRPRTGALHLGAVALPLALVPPALLYAAAQWQPLFLDRYLLFGLAGVPLLAAAGADRVLGLVPVPPRGRWAVAAAGAAVVAGAFAGQLPEQERERLPASRGDELARTASVVGRLARPGDAVLFLPLHERRVALAYPRDFTGLRDLTLQRSPAASGTLFGEEVPAAELRARLARLPASGRVWVVSDTNAGDRWIRSQRAEHAKTTVLGELYREESSVFVRGGAVSLYVRR, from the coding sequence ATGGGGCGGACCGGACCGACGGTGCCGGCAGGGCTCGGGGGCCCGGCGCGGCGCGCCGACCGGGCGGCGGTGCGGCGGCCCGCCATCACGGACCCGGAGCCGGACGGCCAGCCGGGCACGGAGACGGGCACGGAGACGGGCACGGAGACGGGCAGGGAGACGGGCACGGAGACGGGCACGGAGACGGGCAGGGAGACGGGCTGGGAGCCGGACGGGCTGCCGGGCCCGTCGGCCGGTGCGCCGCCCCGGGGCGTACGGAAGCGCACGGCGGCAGCCGCCGTCCTGACGCCCGCCGCCGTGATGCTCGCGCTCGGGCTGTGGGGGCTGGACCGGGGCACGATGTGGCGGGACGAGAGCGCGACGATCCAGGTGGCCCGCCGCTCGCTGCCCGAGATCTGGCACCTCCTCGGCACGATCGACGCCGTGCACGGCCTCTACTACCTCCTCATGCACGCCGTGCTGGCCGTGCGCGACGACGAGCTCGCGCTGCGCGTGCCGTCCGTCCTCGCCACCGCGGCCACCGCCGCCCTGGTCGGTGCGATCGGATGCCGGCTGGCCCGCCCCCGGGTCGGGCTGTGGGCCGGGCTGCTCTACGCCACCACCCCGTTCGTCAGCCACTACGCGCAGGAGGGCCGCTCCTACGCGCTCGTCGCCACCGGTGCCGCGCTGGCCACCTGGCTGTTGATCCGGGCCGTCGAACATCCCTCGTACGGGCGCTGGACCGGCTACGGCGTGGCCGTCGGGGTCACCGCGCTGCTCCACGAATTCGCGATCCTGCTGCTGGCCGCCCACGGCCTGACCCTGTTGCTCTCCCGGGTGGCGTGGCGGACATGGCGCGGATGGGGGTGCGCGGCGTCGGCCGCGGCGCTGGCGCTGCTGCCGCTCGCCCTCTTCTCCCAGGGGCAGAGCGGCCAGGTCTCCTGGATCAGGACGCCCGGCCCCGAGGAGGCCGAGGCCCTGCTGCGCGCCTTCGCGGGCCCCGGTGACACCGTCCTCGCCGGCACGCTCCTCCTCGCCGCCGTGGCGCTGCTCGTCCCCCGCCCCCGCACCGGGGCCCTCCACCTCGGCGCGGTCGCCCTGCCCCTCGCCCTCGTCCCGCCGGCCCTGCTGTACGCCGCCGCGCAGTGGCAGCCCCTCTTCCTCGACCGGTATCTGCTGTTCGGCCTCGCGGGCGTGCCGCTGCTCGCCGCCGCCGGGGCCGACCGCGTCCTCGGGCTCGTGCCCGTGCCCCCGCGCGGGCGGTGGGCCGTGGCGGCGGCCGGCGCCGCCGTCGTCGCGGGGGCCTTCGCCGGACAGCTCCCCGAGCAGGAGCGCGAGCGGCTGCCGGCCAGTCGCGGTGACGAACTCGCCCGGACCGCCTCGGTGGTCGGGCGGCTGGCGCGGCCCGGCGACGCGGTGCTGTTCCTGCCGCTGCACGAGCGCCGCGTGGCCCTCGCCTACCCACGGGACTTCACCGGCCTGCGCGACCTCACCCTCCAGCGGTCACCCGCCGCCTCCGGCACCCTCTTCGGCGAGGAGGTGCCGGCCGCCGAGCTGCGCGCCCGGTTGGCCCGGCTCCCCGCGAGCGGCCGGGTGTGGGTCGTGTCGGACACCAACGCCGGCGACCGCTGGATCCGCTCCCAACGCGCCGAGCACGCCAAGACCACCGTCCTCGGCGAGCTCTACCGCGAGGAGTCCTCGGTGTTCGTGCGCGGTGGCGCGGTGTCGCTGTACGTCCGCAGATAG